From a single Streptomyces misionensis genomic region:
- the glnA gene encoding type I glutamate--ammonia ligase, whose translation MFQNADEAKKFIADEDVKFVDVRFCDLPGVMQHFTVPVEAFDPDEELAFDGSSIRGFQAIHESDMALRADLSTSRVDPFRRDKTLNINFFIHDPITGEQYSRDPRNVARKAEAYLASTGIADTAFFGPEAEFYVFDSVRFQTSANESFYHIDSEAGAWNTGAVENNRGYKVRYKGGYFPVAPVDHFADLRAEISLELEKSGLKVERQHHEVGTAGQAEINYKFNTLLAAADDLQLFKYIVKNVAWRNGKTATFMPKPIFGDNGSGMHVHQSLWSNGDPLFYDEAGYAGLSDMARYYIGGILKHAPSLLAFTNPTVNSYHRLVPGFEAPINLVYSQRNRSAAMRIPITGSNPKAKRVEFRAPDSSGNPYLAFSALLLAGLDGIKNKIEPAEPIDKDLYELAPEEHASVAQVPTSLGAVLDALEADHEFLLQGDVFTSDLIETWIDLKRTQEIAPLALRPHPHEFELYFDV comes from the coding sequence ATGTTCCAGAACGCCGACGAGGCCAAGAAGTTCATCGCGGACGAGGACGTCAAGTTCGTCGACGTCCGCTTCTGCGACCTGCCGGGCGTCATGCAGCACTTCACGGTGCCCGTCGAGGCGTTCGACCCGGACGAGGAGCTGGCCTTCGACGGATCGTCGATCCGCGGTTTCCAGGCCATCCACGAGTCGGACATGGCGCTGCGTGCCGACCTGTCCACGTCCCGTGTCGACCCGTTCCGCCGGGACAAGACGCTCAACATCAACTTCTTCATCCACGACCCGATCACGGGCGAGCAGTACTCCCGTGACCCGCGCAACGTGGCCCGCAAGGCCGAGGCCTACCTCGCCTCCACCGGCATCGCGGACACCGCGTTCTTCGGCCCCGAGGCCGAGTTCTACGTCTTCGACTCGGTGCGCTTCCAGACCAGCGCCAACGAGTCCTTCTACCACATCGACTCCGAGGCGGGCGCCTGGAACACCGGTGCGGTGGAGAACAACCGCGGCTACAAGGTCCGCTACAAGGGCGGCTACTTCCCAGTCGCGCCGGTGGACCACTTCGCGGACCTGCGCGCGGAGATCTCCCTGGAGCTGGAGAAGTCCGGCCTGAAGGTGGAGCGCCAGCACCACGAGGTGGGCACGGCCGGCCAGGCGGAGATCAACTACAAGTTCAACACGCTGCTCGCCGCCGCCGACGACCTCCAGCTCTTCAAGTACATCGTGAAGAACGTCGCCTGGCGCAACGGCAAGACCGCGACCTTCATGCCGAAGCCGATCTTCGGTGACAACGGCTCGGGCATGCACGTCCACCAGTCGCTGTGGAGCAACGGCGACCCGCTGTTCTACGACGAGGCCGGCTACGCGGGCCTGTCGGACATGGCCCGCTACTACATCGGCGGCATCCTCAAGCACGCCCCGTCGCTGCTGGCCTTCACCAACCCGACGGTGAACTCCTACCACCGCCTGGTGCCGGGCTTCGAGGCGCCGATCAACCTGGTGTACTCGCAGCGCAACCGCTCCGCCGCGATGCGCATCCCGATCACCGGCTCCAACCCGAAGGCCAAGCGCGTCGAGTTCCGCGCGCCCGACTCCTCCGGCAACCCGTACCTGGCCTTCTCGGCCCTCCTCCTCGCGGGCCTGGACGGCATCAAGAACAAGATCGAGCCGGCCGAGCCGATCGACAAGGACCTCTACGAGCTGGCTCCCGAGGAGCACGCGAGCGTCGCCCAGGTCCCGACCTCCCTCGGCGCCGTCCTCGACGCGCTGGAGGCGGACCACGAGTTCCTGCTCCAGGGCGACGTCTTCACGTCCGACCTGATCGAGACCTGGATCGACCTCAAGCGCACCCAGGAGATCGCCCCGCTGGCCCTGCGCCCGCACCCGCACGAGTTCGAGCTGTACTTCGACGTGTGA